One Lacticaseibacillus rhamnosus genomic window carries:
- a CDS encoding DEAD/DEAH box helicase — translation MKRRCSLLINKNVVDVNYHQTGKSTNTNELGMREMQARVYQHRSSQYILVKAPPASGKSRALMFVALDKLANQGVRKVIVAVPERSIGKSFQHTELAKFGFYEDWSVDSQYDLTLNGGDAGKVQKFIDFMNDDTATILICTHATLRFAYEKVDDDHKFDNVMLAIDEFHHVSSEDSSVLGGALKNIMHNSTAHILAMTGSYFRGDSSPILTPEDEQQFDKVNYTYYEQLDGYKYLKSFGIDYKFYQGSYLTALDKAVDVSKKTIIHIPSVNSSESTKDKYNEVDAIFDTIGTVESQDDETGIYTLKSHVDGRLLKVADLVNEEGRDKVQEYLRKMKQADQLDILIALGMAKEGFDWPWAEQALTIGYRRSLTEIVQIIGRVTRDSSNKTHAQFTNMIEQPDAKDGDVQYAVNSILKAITASLLMEQVLAPEIHLKARKHKTDKSSGNGGDIFVRGLKDPSTRAVRSIIENDMPDLKAAILQDNAVKNGIAANVDAETMNKVLIPKVIMTRYPRLNNEEVEEVRQYAVADTALRHAVVDQTTDKHGNTNEFLRMADKFINVDELDINLIDSINPFQRAYEVLSQNIDSDVLRAIQRSIDAKKFDFDEAELVYLYNQTKQFIADNGREPYKGSRDELEVKMAYALAKLRDMQARRQQNG, via the coding sequence ATGAAAAGAAGGTGCAGTCTCTTGATAAATAAAAATGTGGTAGACGTTAATTACCATCAAACTGGAAAAAGTACGAATACGAATGAACTAGGCATGCGCGAGATGCAGGCACGAGTCTATCAACATCGCAGTTCACAGTACATTTTGGTTAAGGCGCCACCAGCTTCTGGTAAGTCACGGGCTTTGATGTTTGTTGCGCTGGATAAGTTGGCTAATCAAGGTGTCCGAAAGGTTATTGTTGCCGTTCCCGAACGCTCGATTGGGAAGTCTTTCCAACACACCGAGTTAGCTAAGTTTGGTTTCTATGAAGATTGGTCAGTAGATTCGCAGTATGATCTTACTCTAAATGGTGGGGATGCGGGCAAAGTTCAGAAATTCATTGATTTCATGAACGACGATACGGCTACCATTCTCATTTGTACACACGCCACGCTGCGTTTTGCGTATGAGAAAGTCGATGATGATCATAAGTTCGACAACGTAATGTTGGCGATTGATGAATTTCACCACGTTTCTTCTGAAGACAGCTCTGTCCTTGGTGGTGCGCTGAAGAACATTATGCATAACTCAACGGCACATATACTTGCAATGACGGGGTCTTATTTCCGTGGCGATTCGTCGCCAATCCTAACGCCGGAAGATGAGCAGCAGTTTGATAAGGTTAATTACACTTATTATGAACAATTGGACGGCTACAAATACTTGAAGTCATTTGGCATTGATTACAAGTTCTATCAAGGCTCGTATCTCACGGCTTTGGATAAAGCGGTAGACGTGTCTAAGAAGACCATCATTCACATTCCTAGTGTTAATTCAAGTGAATCAACCAAGGACAAGTACAATGAGGTTGACGCTATATTTGATACCATTGGCACGGTTGAGTCGCAGGACGATGAGACGGGAATATACACGCTCAAGAGCCATGTGGATGGACGTTTGTTGAAGGTTGCTGACCTAGTCAATGAAGAAGGCCGCGACAAGGTTCAAGAATACTTACGTAAGATGAAGCAGGCTGATCAGTTGGACATCCTGATTGCGTTAGGCATGGCCAAAGAAGGCTTTGACTGGCCGTGGGCTGAACAAGCATTGACCATTGGCTATCGCCGTTCATTAACGGAAATTGTGCAGATCATTGGCCGGGTTACGCGTGATAGCTCCAATAAGACGCATGCGCAGTTTACGAACATGATTGAACAGCCGGATGCCAAAGACGGTGACGTTCAATATGCGGTCAACTCGATTCTTAAGGCGATTACTGCCTCACTTTTGATGGAACAAGTACTGGCGCCAGAGATTCATCTGAAAGCACGTAAGCATAAGACGGACAAGTCTTCCGGCAATGGTGGTGATATCTTTGTCCGAGGACTGAAAGATCCATCGACCAGGGCTGTCCGTAGCATCATTGAGAATGACATGCCTGATCTGAAGGCGGCTATCCTGCAAGATAACGCAGTGAAGAATGGTATTGCGGCTAATGTAGACGCTGAGACGATGAACAAGGTACTGATTCCTAAAGTCATTATGACCCGCTACCCACGCCTAAATAATGAGGAAGTCGAAGAAGTCCGTCAATACGCGGTAGCAGACACCGCGCTGCGGCATGCAGTCGTGGATCAAACTACGGACAAGCACGGTAATACCAACGAGTTCTTACGAATGGCTGATAAGTTCATCAACGTTGATGAGTTAGATATCAATTTAATTGATTCCATCAATCCGTTCCAACGCGCATATGAAGTGCTGTCACAGAATATTGACAGTGACGTTTTGCGGGCAATTCAGCGTTCTATTGACGCTAAGAAGTTTGACTTCGATGAAGCTGAACTCGTCTACCTGTACAATCAGACTAAGCAATTCATCGCTGATAATGGTAGGGAACCATATAAAGGAAGCCGCGACGAGCTTGAGGTGAAGATGGCGTATGCGCTTGCTAAATTAAGGGATATGCAGGCACGGAGGCAGCAGAATGGATAA
- a CDS encoding class I SAM-dependent DNA methyltransferase, producing the protein MAITEYEDQIQEIVNKSDHSEFIYDFLGVYDIPRATVTKLRKGMNNLAKEAGAVYLKNKLYFREGTGDLMQDYADLQERVDELGSKPRYLLVTDYQHLLAKDTKTNETLDIEFAKLPQYFDFFLAWNGIEKADFDKENPADVRAAERFAKLYDVVVKDNPDATRKGLNLFLIRILFCLFAEDTNIFEHDLFTNRVKQMTADDGSNFDQFIRSLFGVLDFEKGQRPVDTPSWLNDFPYVDGDLFKDRHESLHFSAKSRKLIIEAGELLKWDQINPDILGSMIQAVASEDSRSHLGMHYTSVPNIMKVIKPLFLDGLREDFEAAKGNENQLQQLYDRIGKIKFMDPACGSGNFLIITYKELRQLEIDILIELNNIGVSTMYVPSVTLDQFYGIEIDDFACDVTRLSLWIAEHQMNVKLHEQISDAVRPTLPLQHAGDIYHGNALRENWNSIMPLSQDEEAYLFGNPPYLGARKQGADQKNDIRELMGTVSGINSLDYISGWFVKGGEFISKTKCQLAFVTTNSICQGEQVGVLWPMLFSYELEISFAYTSFMWKNNAKKNAGVTVIIVGLVSKGQTSVDHKLFSDNRISVVEHISPYLVEGNDETVKKSSKQIFGLPKMAFGSMPNDDGNLILDEKEFRNLSRDTKRYIKRFVGSQEFLNSINRYCIWLYGADQKYLNNDFIMSRISKVREYRLSSNRLATKRLAASSELFGEIRWKDRPAIIIPRVSSGNRYYVPMGYVDSDSVISDSGIAVYDASVWLLGLLESRMHMVWLRNIGGKLKNDYRYSASLVYNTFPVPEISSRRKKEMEEIVFQILDMREEDGGTLAEQYGSPLADKNPKPMREALQKLHQNLDQVVDRAYRKTDFTDNNDRLATLLNMYEKKVQSLDK; encoded by the coding sequence ATGGCAATCACCGAGTACGAAGATCAAATTCAAGAAATCGTGAACAAATCTGATCACTCCGAGTTTATCTATGATTTTCTGGGCGTTTACGATATTCCCAGAGCAACCGTTACCAAGCTACGCAAAGGCATGAACAACCTTGCAAAAGAAGCGGGTGCGGTCTATTTGAAAAACAAGTTGTACTTCAGAGAAGGCACTGGCGATTTAATGCAAGACTATGCCGACTTGCAAGAACGGGTCGACGAACTTGGTTCCAAGCCGCGTTATCTTCTGGTTACGGATTACCAGCATTTGCTAGCCAAGGATACAAAGACTAACGAGACACTTGATATTGAATTTGCGAAGTTGCCACAATACTTTGACTTCTTTCTTGCATGGAACGGCATTGAAAAGGCTGATTTCGATAAGGAAAACCCTGCTGATGTTCGGGCGGCTGAACGGTTTGCAAAGCTATACGATGTCGTTGTTAAAGATAACCCGGATGCAACACGCAAAGGATTGAACCTATTTCTGATTCGTATTCTGTTCTGTCTGTTTGCTGAAGATACCAATATCTTTGAACATGACTTGTTCACTAATCGAGTTAAGCAGATGACTGCTGATGACGGTAGCAATTTTGACCAATTCATCCGTAGTCTCTTTGGCGTGCTGGACTTTGAGAAAGGTCAACGGCCAGTCGATACTCCTAGTTGGTTGAACGACTTCCCGTATGTTGACGGCGACTTGTTCAAAGATCGGCATGAATCCTTACACTTTAGCGCCAAGTCTCGGAAGCTCATTATTGAAGCTGGGGAGCTGCTCAAATGGGATCAGATTAACCCTGATATCCTTGGCTCGATGATTCAGGCGGTTGCCAGTGAAGACAGTCGTAGCCATTTAGGTATGCACTATACTTCTGTGCCGAATATTATGAAGGTTATCAAGCCGCTGTTCTTGGACGGATTACGTGAAGACTTTGAAGCAGCAAAAGGTAATGAGAATCAGTTGCAGCAGCTATATGACCGCATTGGCAAGATCAAGTTCATGGACCCGGCCTGTGGTTCAGGGAATTTCTTGATTATCACATACAAAGAATTGCGGCAGCTTGAAATTGATATTCTCATTGAACTTAACAATATTGGTGTTTCGACGATGTACGTTCCATCAGTTACGCTTGATCAGTTCTACGGAATTGAAATTGATGACTTTGCGTGTGATGTGACGCGGTTGTCGTTGTGGATTGCAGAACATCAGATGAATGTTAAATTGCACGAGCAGATTAGTGATGCTGTTCGTCCAACGTTACCACTGCAACATGCGGGCGATATTTATCATGGTAATGCATTACGAGAAAATTGGAATAGTATTATGCCGTTATCACAGGATGAAGAAGCATATCTTTTTGGAAATCCTCCATATTTGGGCGCAAGAAAGCAAGGAGCAGATCAGAAAAATGATATAAGGGAATTGATGGGAACCGTTTCTGGAATTAATTCTTTAGATTACATTTCTGGGTGGTTCGTAAAGGGTGGAGAATTCATTTCCAAGACTAAGTGTCAGTTGGCTTTTGTAACAACAAATTCTATTTGTCAGGGTGAACAAGTAGGCGTATTGTGGCCGATGTTGTTTTCGTATGAGTTGGAAATATCTTTTGCATACACATCTTTTATGTGGAAAAATAATGCAAAAAAAAATGCTGGGGTAACGGTAATTATTGTTGGACTGGTATCGAAAGGACAAACAAGCGTTGACCATAAATTATTTTCCGACAATAGAATTTCAGTTGTGGAGCATATTTCTCCCTACTTGGTTGAAGGAAATGACGAGACTGTAAAAAAAAGTTCTAAGCAAATATTTGGACTACCTAAGATGGCGTTTGGAAGCATGCCAAATGACGATGGCAACTTGATCCTGGATGAAAAAGAGTTTCGTAATCTTTCTCGGGATACTAAACGCTACATTAAGAGATTCGTGGGTTCGCAAGAATTCCTAAATAGTATTAATCGATACTGTATTTGGCTGTATGGTGCAGACCAGAAATATCTAAACAATGACTTCATTATGAGCAGAATTTCGAAAGTTAGAGAATATCGTCTGTCGAGTAATAGGTTAGCTACAAAACGATTGGCTGCAAGTTCTGAGCTGTTTGGCGAAATACGTTGGAAAGATAGACCCGCCATCATAATACCTCGTGTTTCATCAGGAAATCGATACTATGTTCCGATGGGTTACGTAGACTCTGACTCCGTTATTTCTGATTCTGGGATTGCCGTCTATGATGCTTCGGTATGGCTGTTAGGACTTTTGGAGTCTCGAATGCATATGGTTTGGCTGCGTAACATTGGAGGAAAGCTCAAGAATGATTATAGATATTCAGCTAGTTTGGTTTACAATACCTTCCCCGTCCCCGAAATTTCATCACGGCGAAAAAAAGAAATGGAAGAAATTGTATTTCAAATATTGGATATGCGTGAGGAAGATGGAGGCACTCTTGCTGAGCAGTATGGATCTCCCTTGGCAGACAAAAACCCTAAACCAATGAGAGAAGCTCTCCAAAAGCTGCACCAAAATTTGGACCAAGTTGTTGATAGAGCATACAGAAAAACAGACTTCACTGATAATAACGATCGGTTGGCTACGCTACTAAATATGTATGAAAAGAAGGTGCAGTCTCTTGATAAATAA
- the guaA gene encoding glutamine-hydrolyzing GMP synthase: protein MANDQNKDYDKIIVLDYGSQYNQLITRRIREFGIYSELKPHTITAAEVKEIAPKGIIFSGGPNSVYDEGALGVDEDIFKLGIPILGVCYGMQLMAQRLGGDVEPADNREYGKADIEVTDASAKLFHDLPKDQTVWMSHGDLVTRVPDGFRTTATSVNCPISAMDDDDRKFYGIQFHAEVQNTQYGHEILHHFAFDVCHAEANWSMDDFITKQIAKIRAEVGDKRVLLGLSGGVDSSVVGVLLHKAIGTQLTSIFVDHGLLRKGEAEQVMDSLKGKFGLNIIKVNAKDRFLNDLKGVTDPEKKRKIIGRDFIEVFNEEAAKLNGIEFLAQGTLYTDVVESGTDTAQTIKSHHNVGGLPEDLKFKLIEPLNKLFKDEVRELGEKLGMPHSLVWRQPFPGPGLGIRVIGEVTEDKLEIVRDSDYILREEIAKHGLDKDIWQYFTVLPGFRSVGVMGDGRTYDYTIGIRAITSIDGMTADFARIDWDVLQEISSRIVNEVKHVNRVVYDITSKPPATIEWE from the coding sequence GTGGCAAATGACCAGAACAAGGATTACGACAAGATCATCGTCCTCGATTATGGTAGTCAGTATAATCAGTTAATCACCCGGCGTATCCGGGAATTTGGTATCTACTCTGAATTAAAGCCTCATACCATCACAGCGGCTGAAGTCAAGGAAATCGCGCCTAAGGGAATTATCTTCTCTGGTGGTCCGAACAGTGTCTATGACGAAGGTGCGCTCGGGGTTGATGAGGACATTTTCAAACTTGGCATTCCGATTCTAGGCGTGTGTTATGGTATGCAGCTGATGGCTCAACGACTCGGTGGTGATGTCGAACCGGCAGACAACCGCGAATACGGCAAGGCCGACATCGAAGTCACCGATGCCAGCGCCAAACTCTTCCACGATCTGCCAAAAGACCAGACTGTCTGGATGAGTCACGGCGATTTAGTCACCCGCGTTCCGGATGGCTTCCGCACCACGGCCACCAGCGTCAACTGCCCAATCAGTGCGATGGACGACGATGACCGTAAATTCTACGGCATTCAGTTCCACGCCGAAGTGCAAAACACTCAATACGGCCACGAAATTCTGCACCATTTTGCCTTCGACGTCTGCCACGCCGAAGCCAACTGGAGCATGGACGACTTCATCACCAAACAAATCGCCAAAATCCGGGCCGAAGTCGGTGACAAGCGCGTCCTTCTTGGCCTCTCCGGCGGGGTTGACTCTTCCGTTGTCGGCGTTTTGCTACACAAAGCAATCGGCACCCAGCTAACCAGCATCTTCGTTGATCACGGCCTGCTGCGAAAAGGCGAAGCAGAACAAGTCATGGACAGCCTCAAAGGTAAATTTGGCCTCAACATCATCAAAGTTAACGCCAAAGACCGCTTCCTCAATGACCTAAAAGGCGTCACTGACCCAGAAAAGAAACGGAAAATCATCGGCCGCGACTTCATTGAGGTATTCAACGAAGAAGCTGCCAAACTCAACGGCATCGAATTCCTCGCCCAAGGTACGCTATACACCGATGTGGTTGAATCCGGAACCGATACCGCGCAAACAATCAAGTCCCACCATAACGTCGGCGGCCTACCAGAAGACCTCAAATTCAAACTAATCGAACCACTAAACAAACTCTTCAAAGATGAAGTCCGCGAACTCGGCGAAAAACTGGGTATGCCACATTCACTCGTCTGGCGCCAACCATTCCCAGGCCCAGGCCTCGGCATCCGGGTTATCGGTGAGGTGACTGAAGATAAACTGGAGATCGTGCGCGACTCCGACTATATTTTACGGGAAGAAATCGCTAAGCACGGGTTGGATAAGGATATTTGGCAATATTTTACGGTGTTGCCAGGCTTCCGTTCCGTGGGTGTAATGGGCGACGGTCGCACCTACGACTACACCATCGGCATCCGCGCCATTACCTCAATCGACGGCATGACCGCCGACTTTGCCCGGATTGACTGGGATGTATTACAGGAGATCTCGAGTCGGATTGTTAATGAAGTGAAGCACGTTAATCGCGTTGTGTATGATATTACTTCTAAGCCACCGGCAACGATTGAGTGGGAATAA